One Kineococcus radiotolerans SRS30216 = ATCC BAA-149 DNA window includes the following coding sequences:
- a CDS encoding ABC transporter permease, with the protein MTVGVNREAPEAVLDVLDIGERYRRAPAPRRGIPARWRRPGVVVAALVILLVLAWAVAPTLFTAQSPVRGIPDDRLQGPSAAHPFGTDHLGRDLFARVVHGARLTLEATVLAVLVGFVAGTLVGLVAGSARGVVDDVLMRFVDVLLSVPSLLLSMALITALGFGTVEVAVAVGLGTVANFARVMRAEVLRVSGAVYVEAARASGVRTTGVLLRHVLPNAAGPVLALSALEFGMAVLAVSALSFLGFGAPPPAPEWGSLVSGGRDYLATSWWLTTLPGLVVAAVVLSANRIARALERGTDA; encoded by the coding sequence ATGACCGTCGGAGTGAACCGGGAAGCGCCCGAGGCCGTCCTCGACGTCCTCGACATCGGGGAGCGGTACCGCCGCGCCCCCGCACCCCGCCGCGGGATCCCGGCCCGGTGGCGCCGCCCCGGCGTCGTCGTCGCCGCGCTGGTGATCCTGCTCGTGCTCGCCTGGGCGGTGGCCCCGACCCTGTTCACCGCGCAGAGCCCGGTCCGGGGGATCCCCGACGACCGGCTGCAGGGCCCGTCGGCCGCGCACCCGTTCGGCACCGACCACCTCGGCCGCGACCTGTTCGCCCGCGTCGTCCACGGCGCGCGGCTGACCCTGGAGGCGACCGTCCTCGCCGTGCTCGTCGGGTTCGTCGCGGGGACGCTGGTCGGTCTCGTCGCGGGTTCCGCGCGCGGGGTCGTCGACGACGTGCTGATGCGCTTCGTGGACGTGCTGCTCTCCGTCCCCTCGCTGCTGCTGTCCATGGCCCTCATCACCGCCCTGGGTTTCGGCACGGTCGAGGTCGCCGTCGCGGTGGGCCTGGGGACGGTCGCGAACTTCGCCCGCGTCATGCGCGCGGAGGTCCTCCGGGTGAGCGGGGCCGTCTACGTGGAGGCCGCGCGGGCCAGCGGGGTCCGGACCACCGGCGTCCTGCTGCGCCACGTCCTGCCCAACGCGGCCGGCCCCGTCCTCGCGCTGTCGGCGCTGGAGTTCGGGATGGCCGTCCTCGCCGTCTCCGCCCTCAGCTTCCTCGGCTTCGGCGCGCCGCCACCGGCGCCGGAGTGGGGTTCGCTCGTCTCGGGCGGGCGCGACTACCTCGCGACGTCGTGGTGGCTGACGACGCTGCCCGGGCTGGTGGTCGCGGCGGTCGTGCTGTCGGCCAACCGGATCGCCCGGGCGCTGGAGAGGGGGACCGACGCGTGA
- a CDS encoding GNAT family N-acetyltransferase: MTAEPVELAVRAVGTRDELARPLFEDLAREYGARYGGTPEQVRRELERYPPAEFEEPHGVLLLLLEDGAPVAGGAYRRYDERTAELKRIWTHPGHRRRGLGRRVLRELERRAVAAGYSRLHLTTGPRQPEARHLYLTAGYRPLFDVTADPETIGPLPFEKELPRP, translated from the coding sequence GTGACCGCGGAACCCGTCGAGCTCGCCGTCCGCGCGGTGGGGACCCGCGACGAGCTGGCCCGCCCGCTGTTCGAGGACCTGGCCCGGGAGTACGGGGCCCGCTACGGCGGGACGCCCGAGCAGGTGCGGCGAGAACTCGAGCGCTACCCGCCGGCGGAGTTCGAGGAACCGCACGGCGTGCTGCTCCTGCTGCTGGAGGACGGTGCGCCCGTCGCCGGCGGCGCCTACCGCCGCTACGACGAGCGCACCGCGGAGCTCAAGCGGATCTGGACCCACCCCGGGCACCGGCGGCGCGGCCTGGGACGGCGGGTGCTGCGGGAGCTCGAGCGCCGCGCCGTCGCCGCCGGCTACTCCCGCCTGCACCTGACGACCGGGCCGCGCCAGCCCGAGGCGAGGCACCTCTACCTCACCGCGGGCTACCGGCCGCTGTTCGACGTCACCGCCGACCCCGAGACCATCGGCCCGCTGCCCTTCGAGAAGGAACTGCCCCGTCCCTGA
- a CDS encoding phosphotransferase enzyme family protein, producing MLPPGLSMLWESADPSGALAGRFGFTGFDAAAAWLATALEGTWGLTPGPCTRLVISDRNAIAWVGGLVVKWSCAPERFARLDAAARLLRDLAGLGAPVAAPVVATAGRDRAVLAGPAGPLSVVVLPEVEGDWLDVADPVAVHAAGACLARLHRDLATARPAVGPVGPPLAEAVREWLAGRDPGHVPAASRRLADLLDAAPVLEDEPQLVHLDFRAANVLTRGSSVVAVLDPDEVAPGHRVVDLAKASVHLGTRFTGWRPTPAPAQRTFRRGYESVRPLAPAEARWFEALLLWLGLQAVPGPDDPGGWAAAARRAARSADGDRVEFPPAAP from the coding sequence GTGCTGCCGCCGGGCCTGTCCATGCTCTGGGAATCCGCGGACCCCTCCGGGGCCCTCGCCGGGCGCTTCGGGTTCACCGGGTTCGACGCCGCCGCGGCGTGGCTCGCGACGGCGCTGGAGGGGACGTGGGGCCTGACCCCCGGCCCCTGCACCCGGCTGGTGATCAGCGACCGGAACGCGATCGCGTGGGTGGGCGGGCTCGTCGTGAAGTGGTCGTGCGCGCCGGAGCGGTTCGCGCGCCTGGACGCCGCCGCGCGGCTGCTGCGCGACCTCGCGGGGCTCGGTGCCCCGGTGGCCGCGCCGGTCGTCGCGACCGCGGGCCGGGACCGGGCGGTGCTCGCGGGGCCGGCGGGGCCGCTGTCGGTCGTGGTGCTGCCGGAGGTCGAGGGGGACTGGCTCGACGTCGCGGACCCCGTCGCGGTCCACGCGGCGGGAGCCTGCCTGGCGCGGCTGCACCGGGACCTGGCGACGGCCCGTCCCGCGGTGGGGCCGGTGGGCCCGCCACTGGCGGAGGCCGTCCGGGAGTGGCTGGCGGGGCGGGACCCCGGGCACGTGCCCGCGGCCTCGCGCCGCCTCGCGGACCTCCTCGACGCGGCCCCGGTCCTCGAGGACGAACCTCAGCTGGTGCACCTGGACTTCCGGGCCGCGAACGTCCTGACCCGGGGTTCGTCCGTCGTCGCGGTGCTCGACCCCGACGAGGTCGCCCCCGGGCACCGGGTGGTCGACCTGGCCAAGGCCTCCGTGCACCTGGGTACCCGCTTCACCGGGTGGCGGCCGACGCCGGCGCCGGCGCAGCGGACGTTCCGCCGCGGTTACGAGTCCGTCCGCCCGCTCGCCCCCGCCGAGGCGCGGTGGTTCGAGGCCCTGCTGCTCTGGCTGGGGTTGCAGGCCGTCCCGGGCCCGGACGACCCGGGCGGGTGGGCCGCCGCGGCGCGGCGGGCCGCGCGGTCCGCCGACGGCGACCGGGTTGAGTTTCCCCCGGCCGCGCCCTAG
- a CDS encoding ABC transporter substrate-binding protein — translation MRTRTPSTVTALVALLALTACGGGSGDGGANPAADAEPVAGGNLTVAIQVDSGCIDPQQVGNNDALNIGRQLVDSLTVQDLDGAIQPWLAQSWEVSPDATTFTFHLREGATFSDGTPVDSAAVKANLDGIVALGAKASLGSTYLAGYTGTATPDARTAVVSFAGPSAQFLQATSTMSLGLLSVPTTTADPATRCDGSTLVGSGPFTVRSYTRDDEAVLAKRAGYGWAPTGAKHTGEAYLDTITYRVVPEAGVRTGALQSHQVDATTGIAAQDLPQFDGNGFWTERRANPGIPYNFFLNESRPLFADERVRRALSKAVDREQLAAILNPGDVAVSSALSASTPDAPDDSDLLAHDVAGANALLDEAGWTKGPDGIRTKGGQDLTFTVTFWQPTSAVLELVQQQVREVGIDLQLKQGTTADTAAQQASGDYDALFYNLTRSDPDVLRTVFSADGRNVNHRARSEVDDLLDRQAATTDPAQRADLVARASQLLLSQAHSVPLIELSTVIAAGEDVHDLRFEGSSRLWFHDAWKTA, via the coding sequence TTGCGCACCCGCACGCCCTCGACCGTCACCGCCCTCGTCGCGCTCCTCGCCCTCACCGCCTGCGGCGGCGGGAGCGGGGACGGCGGCGCGAACCCCGCCGCCGACGCCGAGCCCGTCGCCGGCGGGAACCTCACCGTCGCGATCCAGGTCGACTCCGGGTGCATCGACCCGCAGCAGGTCGGCAACAACGACGCCCTCAACATCGGCCGCCAGCTCGTCGACTCCCTCACCGTCCAGGACCTCGACGGGGCGATCCAGCCGTGGCTCGCGCAGTCGTGGGAGGTGAGCCCCGACGCCACGACGTTCACGTTCCACCTGCGCGAGGGCGCGACGTTCTCCGACGGGACCCCCGTGGACTCCGCCGCGGTGAAGGCCAACCTCGACGGGATCGTGGCGCTGGGGGCGAAGGCGTCCCTGGGGTCGACCTACCTCGCCGGGTACACCGGCACGGCCACGCCGGACGCGCGGACCGCGGTGGTGTCGTTCGCCGGGCCCAGCGCCCAGTTCCTCCAGGCCACCTCGACGATGAGCCTGGGGCTGCTGTCCGTCCCCACCACCACCGCCGATCCCGCGACCCGTTGCGACGGGAGCACTCTCGTCGGCTCCGGGCCGTTCACCGTGCGGAGCTACACCCGCGACGACGAGGCCGTCCTGGCCAAGCGCGCCGGGTACGGCTGGGCGCCGACGGGGGCGAAGCACACCGGGGAGGCCTACCTCGACACCATCACCTACCGGGTCGTGCCCGAGGCCGGCGTCCGCACCGGGGCGCTGCAGTCCCACCAGGTCGACGCCACCACCGGCATCGCCGCCCAGGACCTCCCGCAGTTCGACGGCAACGGCTTCTGGACCGAGCGCCGCGCCAACCCCGGCATCCCGTACAACTTCTTCCTCAACGAGTCCCGGCCCCTCTTCGCCGACGAACGCGTCCGGCGGGCGCTGTCCAAGGCCGTCGACCGCGAGCAGCTCGCCGCCATCCTCAACCCCGGTGACGTCGCCGTCAGCTCCGCCCTGTCCGCCTCGACCCCCGACGCCCCCGACGACTCCGACCTCCTGGCCCACGACGTCGCCGGCGCCAACGCGCTGCTCGACGAGGCGGGCTGGACGAAGGGCCCGGACGGGATCCGCACGAAGGGCGGTCAGGACCTCACGTTCACCGTCACGTTCTGGCAGCCCACGTCCGCGGTGCTCGAACTGGTGCAGCAGCAGGTGCGCGAGGTCGGCATCGACCTGCAGCTGAAGCAGGGGACCACGGCCGACACGGCCGCGCAGCAGGCCTCCGGCGACTACGACGCGCTGTTCTACAACCTCACCCGCTCCGACCCGGACGTGCTGCGCACCGTCTTCAGCGCCGACGGGCGCAACGTGAACCACCGCGCGCGCAGCGAGGTCGACGACCTCCTCGACCGGCAGGCCGCCACCACCGACCCCGCCCAGCGCGCCGACCTCGTGGCGCGGGCCTCGCAGCTGCTGCTGAGCCAGGCCCACTCCGTCCCGCTGATCGAGCTCTCCACCGTCATCGCCGCCGGCGAGGACGTCCACGACCTGAGGTTCGAGGGTTCCTCCCGGTTGTGGTTCCACGACGCCTGGAAGACGGCGTGA
- a CDS encoding dipeptide ABC transporter ATP-binding protein encodes MSTPLLQVEDLRISYAGRDGRREVVHGASFDVHPGEVVAVVGESGSGKSTTAHAVVGLLPGNGSVDSGSVLLEGDELVGLGEGAWRRVRGARIGLVPQDPTLSLNPVERIGDQVAEALHVHGLARGAAARARAVDLLTAAGLPDAALRARQYPTELSGGMRQRVLIAIGLAAGPRLLVADEPTSALDVTVQRQVLDHLEALTRDAGTAVLLITHDLAVAADRASRVVVMSGGEVVEVGTAHQVLTRPRHPYTASLLASAPSLSSARITARPRPRTAPPEPPEPPAPRASGPLVQVRDLVKEFPLPGRGRTQTAVAGVSFDVARGETLALVGESGSGKTTTARLVLGLERPTSGEVRFDGEPTAGLRGAAWRELRRRVQLVYQNPYASLDPRVAVGETVAEPLRAFGIGDRASRRRRAASLLDQVRLPAGLLERRPAELSGGQRQRVAIARALALEPELVVCDEPVSALDVSVQAQILELLVQLQADHGLSYLFISHDLAVVRQVSDRVGVVRRGELVELGPTDEVFSRPRHEYTVELLEAIPGRRALEDVS; translated from the coding sequence GTGAGCACCCCCCTGCTGCAGGTCGAGGACCTGCGGATCTCCTACGCCGGGCGGGACGGGCGGCGCGAGGTCGTCCACGGCGCGTCCTTCGACGTGCACCCGGGCGAGGTCGTCGCGGTCGTCGGCGAGTCCGGCTCCGGCAAGAGCACCACGGCGCACGCCGTCGTGGGTCTGCTGCCCGGCAACGGTTCCGTCGACTCCGGCTCCGTCCTGCTGGAGGGCGACGAACTGGTCGGGCTGGGGGAGGGTGCGTGGCGCCGGGTCCGCGGGGCCCGCATCGGGCTCGTCCCGCAGGACCCCACGCTGTCGCTGAACCCGGTCGAGCGCATCGGCGACCAGGTCGCCGAGGCGCTGCACGTCCACGGCCTGGCCCGGGGAGCGGCCGCCCGGGCGCGGGCCGTCGACCTGCTCACCGCCGCCGGCCTGCCCGACGCCGCCCTGCGCGCGCGGCAGTACCCGACGGAACTCTCCGGCGGCATGCGCCAGCGCGTCCTCATCGCCATCGGCCTCGCCGCCGGCCCCCGGCTGCTCGTCGCCGACGAACCGACCAGCGCCCTCGACGTCACCGTCCAGCGGCAGGTCCTCGACCACCTGGAGGCGCTGACCCGCGACGCCGGGACGGCCGTGCTGCTCATCACCCACGACCTCGCCGTCGCCGCGGACCGGGCGTCGCGGGTCGTGGTGATGTCCGGGGGCGAGGTCGTCGAGGTCGGCACCGCGCACCAGGTCCTCACCCGGCCCCGACACCCGTACACGGCGTCCCTGCTGGCCAGCGCGCCCAGCCTCTCCAGCGCCCGGATCACCGCCCGCCCGCGCCCCCGCACCGCACCCCCGGAACCCCCGGAACCCCCGGCGCCCCGCGCGTCCGGACCGCTGGTCCAGGTGCGCGACCTGGTGAAGGAGTTCCCGCTGCCCGGGCGCGGCCGCACCCAGACCGCCGTCGCCGGGGTGAGCTTCGACGTCGCCCGCGGCGAGACCCTCGCCCTCGTGGGGGAGTCCGGGTCGGGCAAGACCACCACCGCCCGCCTCGTCCTGGGGCTGGAGCGGCCGACCTCGGGGGAGGTGCGGTTCGACGGGGAACCGACGGCCGGTCTGAGGGGGGCGGCCTGGCGCGAACTGCGCCGGCGGGTGCAGCTGGTCTACCAGAACCCCTACGCCTCGCTGGACCCGCGCGTCGCGGTGGGGGAGACGGTCGCGGAACCCCTGCGCGCCTTCGGGATCGGGGACCGGGCGTCGCGTCGGCGGCGCGCGGCGTCCCTGCTGGACCAGGTCCGGCTGCCGGCCGGCCTTCTCGAACGCCGGCCCGCGGAACTGTCCGGCGGGCAGCGGCAGCGGGTCGCGATCGCCCGCGCGCTGGCCCTGGAACCGGAGCTCGTGGTGTGCGACGAACCCGTCTCCGCCCTCGACGTCTCGGTCCAGGCGCAGATCCTGGAACTGCTGGTGCAGCTGCAGGCCGACCACGGCCTGAGCTACCTGTTCATCTCCCACGACCTGGCCGTGGTCCGCCAGGTCAGCGACCGGGTGGGTGTCGTGCGCCGGGGGGAACTCGTCGAGCTCGGACCCACCGACGAGGTGTTCTCCCGCCCCCGGCACGAGTACACCGTCGAACTGCTGGAGGCCATCCCCGGCCGGCGGGCGCTGGAGGACGTGTCGTGA
- a CDS encoding ABC transporter permease, producing MNPGLAGYVARRLGQAVVVLWAAFTVTFAILYLLPSDPVSIMLAGGRGGEQTAVDPAQVAALRAEHGLDDPLPVQYLHALWRTLHLDFGNSIQNGAPVSALIADALPQTALLAAAAGALALVAGVATAFLGTWTRRGWLRTALLALPPLGVSLPTFWVGLLLVQLLSFRVPVFPALGGEGLAALVLPAVTLAVPVSASIAQVLARSLRTALAEPYVDTARAKGASRARVHLRHALRNATIPTLTVGGIVVGNLLAGAVVVETVFSRVGIGRLTVTAVNGQDIPLVQGLVLLAAAVFVVTNLVVDLLYPVLDPRLRVVGGARASARRDRTADRTVVGTA from the coding sequence GTGAACCCCGGGCTCGCGGGGTACGTGGCCCGCCGCCTCGGCCAGGCCGTCGTGGTCCTCTGGGCCGCGTTCACGGTGACGTTCGCCATCCTCTACCTGCTGCCCAGCGACCCCGTCTCGATCATGCTGGCCGGCGGCCGCGGCGGTGAGCAGACGGCGGTCGACCCCGCGCAGGTGGCGGCGCTGCGCGCCGAGCACGGCCTCGACGACCCGCTGCCCGTCCAGTACCTGCACGCCCTGTGGCGCACCCTGCACCTGGACTTCGGGAACTCCATCCAGAACGGGGCGCCCGTCTCCGCCCTCATCGCGGACGCGCTGCCGCAGACGGCGCTGCTCGCCGCCGCCGCCGGCGCGCTGGCGCTGGTCGCGGGCGTCGCGACCGCGTTCCTCGGCACCTGGACCCGCCGGGGCTGGTTGCGGACGGCGCTGCTGGCCCTGCCGCCGCTGGGGGTCTCGCTGCCGACGTTCTGGGTCGGTCTGCTGCTCGTCCAGCTCCTCTCCTTCCGGGTCCCGGTCTTCCCGGCCCTGGGCGGGGAGGGCCTCGCCGCCCTCGTCCTGCCCGCCGTCACCCTGGCGGTCCCGGTGTCGGCCTCGATCGCGCAGGTCCTGGCCCGCAGCCTGCGGACGGCCCTGGCCGAGCCCTACGTCGACACCGCCCGGGCCAAGGGGGCCTCCCGGGCGCGGGTCCACCTGCGCCACGCCCTGCGCAACGCCACCATCCCCACCCTCACCGTCGGGGGGATCGTCGTCGGGAACCTCCTCGCGGGGGCCGTCGTCGTCGAGACGGTCTTCTCCCGGGTGGGGATCGGCCGCCTGACCGTCACCGCCGTCAACGGGCAGGACATCCCGCTGGTCCAGGGCCTCGTGCTGCTGGCCGCCGCGGTCTTCGTCGTCACCAACCTCGTCGTCGACCTGCTCTACCCGGTGCTCGACCCGCGCCTGCGGGTCGTCGGGGGCGCCCGCGCCTCCGCGCGCCGCGACCGCACCGCCGACCGCACCGTCGTGGGGACCGCCTGA
- the metE gene encoding 5-methyltetrahydropteroyltriglutamate--homocysteine S-methyltransferase has product MTEQLPAWTATVLGYPRTGADREAKKALEALWAGRADLASTERALAGVRAATVRRLNSLGLPAHDASIPSAFSAYDQVLDAAVAVGAVPPRFADVVGEDGRVDLAGYSTIARGRGADAPLEMTKWFDTNYHYLVPEIGPGTAFRFADDRGVREFSEALADGFLTRPVVVGPVTFLLLAKAAGGSPEGFAPISRLDDLLGAYEDLLTAYAAAGAEWVQLDEPALVSDSATAGVEGLAGLVRAAYDRLAAVEGRPRLLVATPYGDPGELLEPLAATAVEGLALDLVRGDVPARPELLTGKTVVGGVVDGHNVWRADLVAALARLRTLEGPAARVVAGTSTSLLHVPHDVTRETALDERLRGWLAFADQKVSEVVVLGRALGDAAAVREELSASARARADRTGAPGVVRPEVRERLAALTPEAFHRSDYAVRRLAQEEALGLPALPTTTIGSFPQTAEIRRARAAWTRGDLDQGAYEEFLRAEIDRVVALQEELGLDVVVHGEPERNDMVQYFAEQLDGFAVTAHGWVQSYGSRCVRPPILWGDVVRPAPITVPWSTYTASRTPKPVKGMLTGPVTILAWSFVRDDQPLGDTARQVALALRDEVADLEAAGIGVVQVDEPALRELLPLRTGDQPAYLDWSVGSFRLATAGAGDATQIHTHLCYSEFGEVIDAIDGLDADVTSIEAARSRMEVLDDIARAGFARGIGPGVYDIHSPRVPSTEEIAGLLRAAVASVPARQVWVNPDCGLKTRGYAETTESLRNLVEAARTVRAELPVPAAAS; this is encoded by the coding sequence ATGACCGAACAGCTCCCCGCCTGGACCGCCACCGTCCTCGGCTACCCCCGCACCGGCGCCGACCGCGAGGCCAAGAAGGCCCTCGAGGCGCTGTGGGCCGGGCGCGCCGACCTCGCGAGCACCGAGCGGGCCCTCGCCGGGGTGCGGGCGGCCACGGTGCGCCGGCTCAACTCCCTCGGCCTGCCCGCCCACGACGCCTCGATCCCCTCGGCGTTCTCGGCCTACGACCAGGTGCTCGACGCCGCCGTCGCGGTCGGCGCGGTCCCGCCGCGGTTCGCCGACGTCGTGGGGGAGGACGGGCGGGTCGACCTCGCCGGGTACTCCACCATCGCCCGCGGGCGGGGGGCCGACGCCCCGCTGGAGATGACGAAGTGGTTCGACACGAACTACCACTACCTCGTCCCCGAGATCGGCCCCGGCACCGCGTTCCGCTTCGCCGACGACCGCGGGGTCCGGGAGTTCTCCGAGGCCCTCGCCGACGGGTTCCTGACCCGCCCGGTCGTGGTGGGCCCGGTGACGTTCCTGCTGCTGGCCAAGGCGGCCGGGGGCAGCCCCGAGGGCTTCGCCCCGATCTCCCGCCTCGACGACCTGCTCGGCGCCTACGAGGACCTGCTCACCGCCTACGCCGCCGCGGGGGCGGAGTGGGTGCAGCTGGACGAGCCGGCGCTGGTCAGCGACTCCGCCACGGCCGGCGTCGAGGGCCTCGCCGGCCTGGTGCGCGCCGCCTACGACCGCCTCGCCGCCGTCGAGGGGCGTCCGCGCCTGCTCGTCGCCACCCCCTACGGCGACCCGGGCGAACTGCTGGAACCGCTCGCCGCGACCGCCGTGGAGGGCCTGGCCCTGGACCTCGTCCGCGGCGACGTCCCCGCCCGCCCGGAGCTGCTGACCGGCAAGACCGTCGTCGGCGGGGTCGTCGACGGGCACAACGTCTGGCGCGCCGACCTCGTCGCGGCCCTCGCCCGGTTGCGGACCCTGGAGGGTCCCGCCGCGCGGGTCGTCGCGGGGACCTCCACCTCGCTGCTGCACGTGCCGCACGACGTGACCCGCGAGACGGCGCTCGACGAGCGGCTGCGCGGCTGGCTCGCCTTCGCCGACCAGAAGGTCTCCGAGGTCGTCGTGCTCGGCCGCGCCCTCGGCGACGCCGCCGCGGTCCGGGAGGAGCTGTCCGCCTCCGCGCGGGCCCGCGCCGACCGCACCGGGGCCCCCGGGGTCGTGCGCCCGGAGGTCCGCGAGCGCCTCGCCGCCCTGACCCCGGAGGCGTTCCACCGCAGCGACTACGCCGTGCGCCGCCTGGCGCAGGAGGAGGCCCTCGGGCTGCCCGCGCTGCCGACGACGACCATCGGCTCGTTCCCCCAGACCGCGGAGATCCGCCGGGCCCGCGCCGCCTGGACCCGCGGGGACCTCGACCAGGGGGCCTACGAGGAGTTCCTCCGTGCCGAGATCGACCGCGTGGTGGCCCTGCAGGAGGAACTCGGCCTCGACGTCGTCGTGCACGGCGAACCCGAGCGCAACGACATGGTGCAGTACTTCGCCGAGCAGCTCGACGGGTTCGCCGTCACCGCGCACGGCTGGGTGCAGTCCTACGGTTCCCGCTGCGTGCGCCCGCCGATCCTGTGGGGCGACGTGGTGCGCCCGGCGCCGATCACCGTCCCGTGGAGCACGTACACCGCGAGCCGGACGCCGAAGCCGGTCAAGGGGATGCTCACCGGCCCGGTGACGATCCTGGCCTGGTCCTTCGTGCGCGACGACCAGCCCCTCGGCGACACCGCCCGGCAGGTGGCGCTGGCGCTGCGCGACGAGGTCGCCGACCTCGAGGCCGCCGGCATCGGCGTCGTCCAGGTCGACGAACCCGCCCTGCGGGAACTGCTGCCGCTGCGCACCGGGGACCAGCCCGCCTACCTGGACTGGTCGGTGGGCTCCTTCCGCCTCGCCACCGCCGGCGCCGGCGACGCGACGCAGATCCACACCCACCTGTGCTACTCGGAGTTCGGCGAGGTCATCGACGCGATCGACGGCCTCGACGCCGACGTCACGAGCATCGAGGCGGCGCGCTCGCGCATGGAGGTCCTCGACGACATCGCCCGCGCCGGGTTCGCCCGCGGCATCGGGCCCGGCGTCTACGACATCCACTCCCCGCGGGTGCCCTCCACCGAGGAGATCGCCGGGCTGCTGCGCGCGGCCGTCGCCTCCGTCCCGGCCCGCCAGGTCTGGGTGAACCCCGACTGCGGCCTGAAGACCCGCGGCTACGCCGAGACCACGGAGTCGCTGCGGAACCTCGTCGAGGCCGCCCGCACGGTGCGCGCGGAACTCCCCGTCCCCGCCGCCGCGAGCTGA
- a CDS encoding neutral zinc metallopeptidase → MRYRDDASLDPGGVQDRRGGGGRTVALGGGGLGIVGVLVLVLFQVLGSGGPDGSGTRSAGVFDQLGQGQSVGGAELASSCRTGADANARTECALVADIESVQDYWTAVLGNGYTATDTVFFSGGTQTGCGAASSGTGPFYCPADQLVYVDLSFFDELRTRFGAEGGSFVNAYVLAHEYGHHVQHLLGTTDAVPAGAAGPDSASVRLELQADCYAGTWANHATTVPDDSGAPLIAEITADDVERALDTAGRIGDDFIQTELGNGSADPDSYTHGTSEQRRHWFSTGYETGDPRQCDTFSATTL, encoded by the coding sequence GTGAGGTACCGCGACGACGCGAGCCTGGACCCCGGCGGCGTGCAGGACCGGCGGGGCGGCGGCGGGCGGACGGTCGCGCTGGGCGGCGGTGGCCTGGGCATCGTGGGCGTGCTCGTGCTCGTCCTGTTCCAGGTCCTCGGCAGCGGGGGTCCCGACGGGTCCGGCACGCGCTCCGCGGGGGTCTTCGACCAGCTGGGCCAGGGGCAGAGCGTGGGCGGTGCGGAACTGGCCTCCTCCTGCCGCACCGGCGCCGACGCCAACGCGCGGACGGAGTGCGCGCTGGTCGCCGACATCGAGTCCGTGCAGGACTACTGGACCGCGGTGCTCGGGAACGGGTACACCGCCACCGACACCGTGTTCTTCTCCGGCGGGACGCAGACCGGCTGCGGGGCGGCGTCCTCGGGGACCGGGCCCTTCTACTGCCCCGCCGACCAGCTCGTGTACGTGGACCTCTCCTTCTTCGACGAGCTGCGCACGCGGTTCGGCGCCGAGGGCGGGTCCTTCGTCAACGCCTACGTCCTCGCCCACGAGTACGGCCACCACGTGCAGCACCTGCTGGGCACCACCGACGCGGTGCCGGCGGGCGCGGCCGGTCCCGACAGCGCCAGCGTGCGGCTGGAGCTGCAGGCCGACTGCTACGCGGGGACGTGGGCGAACCACGCCACCACCGTCCCGGACGACTCCGGCGCCCCGCTGATCGCCGAGATCACCGCCGACGACGTGGAACGCGCCCTCGACACGGCCGGGCGCATCGGTGACGACTTCATCCAGACCGAGCTCGGGAACGGCAGCGCCGACCCGGACTCCTACACCCACGGCACCTCGGAGCAGCGCCGGCACTGGTTCAGCACCGGGTACGAGACCGGCGACCCCCGGCAGTGCGACACCTTCAGCGCCACCACCCTCTGA